Proteins from a single region of Verrucomicrobiia bacterium:
- a CDS encoding MMPL family transporter, whose translation MKSRLWRWWWVPALVLIVIGFARLRFDVEVLDLLPGDLPSVHGLKLYQQEFANSRELLITVTCPDAATSESAAQSIAEKLRAQTNLVAQVTWQAPWLEHPEQTSELIAHLWLNQPPEVLRQFAERLAETNLPAVLTATREQLATTLSPTDLAQLSYDPFGFTRLPENVMGAAAGFGQGQQLFASANGTFHLLFIKAATELKDYRQCNDWLNRIKDCVNTAVPPSEATARQFLKIGYTGRPAFVAEISSSMQHDMTLSIGGTSLFIAILFWLAHRRVKPMLWLLILLALILAGTLAIGGLIFGTINVVSMGFAGILLGLAVDYAVVHYQEALAHPDLSIPEVRGAIAPSIFWAAVTTITAFVMLNFGGLPGLAQLGSLVGIGVALSACVMIFAFLPPLFPERRKKRPVNSSPPLAANIATPPLNRIRANLVLATTAAIIAVCSLSLFTGLPKLDPTANSLQPRNSQAYATLDTIKTNLNQQREPLWFVVEGKNESEVSRRLNEVEPILQTAVTNHLLTGFTLPTMLWPNPEAQAANRATIQQLVAERSIFHTNALAGGFSAEALGLTDSILNTWQNAVATTNVFWPTNQLSQWIFEKLTARAPGEFYAAGFMFPSPDTVAHPHPLNELESQLPHDGVWLSGWELVGGNLLGVVRKNLWKLVAPMVFLVLLSLWLAFRRFTEIFFSLAILFLSGLILLTTMKFMGWSWNLLNLMALPLILGTGVDYSIFMQLALRRHHGDLHLAHISVGRALLLCGATAVAGFGSLALSSNAGMSSLGQVCAVGIAGNMLISVLLLPVWWRLTHKTNSTPPDSSTSQPSSLYRTGLWSLGLKVAKIIPTRVCAIIAPMFAVLYRTFAAQRREIVFQNLLPLVNHDETAARRATNELFRQFSLKLADLWHFEAGGSIDHWLGDWLGWDRFLAAHARGKGVLLITPHLGNWEFGGAFLVRHNIDLLVLTQPEPEASLTKLREASRARKGIKTLVIGENPFAIVEIIKLLQAGATVALLIDRPPPSNAAEVELFGRPFLASLAAAELARAAGSAIIPGYIVRKENNYAAQILPEIIYDRAALGNRAARIRLTQEILRAFEPAIRQHLTQWYHFVPIWPKQP comes from the coding sequence GTGAAGTCGCGTCTCTGGCGATGGTGGTGGGTTCCGGCGCTGGTGTTGATCGTCATCGGCTTCGCGCGGCTGCGCTTTGACGTCGAAGTCCTCGACCTTCTGCCCGGCGATCTCCCTTCAGTTCACGGCCTCAAATTGTATCAGCAGGAATTTGCCAATTCCCGCGAACTGCTCATCACCGTCACTTGCCCGGATGCCGCCACTTCCGAAAGCGCTGCGCAATCCATCGCCGAAAAACTTCGCGCGCAAACCAATCTCGTCGCCCAGGTCACCTGGCAGGCACCGTGGCTTGAACATCCCGAGCAAACCTCCGAATTGATCGCGCATCTCTGGCTTAATCAACCGCCCGAAGTCCTTCGCCAATTCGCCGAACGCCTCGCCGAGACCAATCTTCCCGCCGTGCTCACCGCCACGCGCGAGCAACTCGCCACCACGCTTTCGCCCACCGACCTCGCGCAGTTGAGTTACGATCCATTTGGCTTCACGCGCCTGCCCGAAAATGTCATGGGCGCCGCCGCAGGTTTCGGCCAGGGCCAGCAGTTGTTCGCCTCGGCGAACGGCACGTTTCATCTGCTCTTCATCAAGGCCGCGACTGAACTCAAAGACTATCGCCAATGCAACGACTGGCTCAATCGCATCAAGGATTGCGTCAACACCGCCGTCCCACCCTCCGAAGCCACCGCGCGACAATTTTTAAAAATCGGTTACACCGGTCGTCCGGCTTTCGTCGCGGAAATTTCTTCGAGCATGCAGCATGACATGACGCTTTCCATCGGCGGCACGTCGCTGTTCATCGCGATATTATTTTGGCTCGCGCATCGCCGCGTGAAACCGATGTTGTGGCTGCTGATTTTGCTCGCGTTGATCTTGGCCGGCACATTGGCGATCGGCGGACTCATCTTCGGTACTATCAATGTCGTCAGCATGGGCTTCGCGGGAATCCTGCTCGGCCTCGCGGTGGATTACGCCGTCGTGCATTATCAGGAGGCCCTCGCGCATCCCGATCTATCCATCCCTGAAGTGCGCGGAGCGATTGCGCCCAGTATCTTTTGGGCGGCCGTCACCACCATCACCGCCTTCGTCATGCTCAACTTCGGAGGCTTGCCCGGCCTCGCGCAACTCGGCTCGCTCGTCGGCATCGGCGTCGCCCTCTCGGCGTGCGTGATGATCTTCGCCTTTCTGCCGCCACTGTTTCCCGAACGCAGAAAAAAACGTCCGGTCAATTCATCGCCGCCACTCGCCGCCAACATTGCCACGCCACCACTCAATCGCATTCGCGCTAATCTTGTTCTCGCCACTACCGCCGCGATCATCGCCGTTTGCTCTCTCAGCTTATTCACCGGCCTGCCAAAATTAGATCCCACCGCCAACTCGCTTCAGCCTCGCAACAGCCAGGCATACGCGACACTCGACACCATCAAGACCAATCTCAATCAGCAACGCGAGCCGCTCTGGTTTGTCGTCGAAGGCAAAAACGAAAGCGAAGTCAGCCGCCGTCTCAACGAAGTCGAACCGATTTTGCAAACCGCCGTCACCAATCATTTACTTACCGGCTTCACTTTGCCAACCATGCTTTGGCCGAATCCCGAAGCTCAAGCCGCCAACCGCGCGACGATTCAACAACTCGTCGCTGAGCGTTCCATTTTCCACACGAACGCCCTTGCCGGTGGTTTCAGCGCCGAGGCGCTGGGCTTGACCGATAGCATTCTCAACACCTGGCAAAATGCCGTCGCCACCACGAATGTCTTCTGGCCGACCAATCAGCTCTCGCAATGGATTTTCGAAAAACTTACCGCGCGCGCACCCGGCGAATTTTACGCGGCGGGTTTTATGTTTCCCTCGCCCGACACCGTTGCGCATCCGCATCCGCTTAACGAACTCGAATCGCAGCTTCCACACGATGGCGTCTGGCTCTCAGGCTGGGAATTGGTCGGCGGCAATCTGCTCGGTGTCGTGAGGAAAAATTTATGGAAGCTCGTCGCGCCCATGGTCTTTCTGGTTTTGCTTTCCCTCTGGCTCGCGTTTCGTCGCTTCACGGAAATCTTTTTCAGCCTCGCCATTCTTTTTTTAAGCGGCTTGATTTTATTGACCACGATGAAGTTCATGGGTTGGTCGTGGAATTTGCTCAACCTCATGGCGCTGCCGCTCATCCTCGGTACCGGCGTGGACTACAGCATCTTCATGCAACTCGCGCTGCGACGCCACCACGGCGATTTGCATCTCGCGCATATTTCCGTCGGTCGCGCCTTGCTGCTCTGCGGAGCCACCGCCGTCGCTGGTTTCGGCTCGCTGGCGCTGTCAAGCAATGCCGGCATGTCCAGTCTCGGCCAGGTGTGCGCCGTCGGCATCGCCGGCAACATGCTCATCTCGGTTCTGCTGTTGCCCGTGTGGTGGCGTCTAACGCATAAAACAAATTCAACCCCGCCGGATTCTTCAACGTCGCAACCTTCGTCGCTCTATCGCACCGGTCTCTGGTCGCTTGGACTCAAAGTCGCAAAAATCATTCCCACGCGTGTTTGTGCGATCATCGCCCCAATGTTCGCCGTGCTTTACCGGACGTTTGCGGCGCAACGCCGTGAAATCGTTTTCCAAAATCTTCTTCCGCTGGTGAACCATGACGAAACCGCCGCCCGCCGCGCCACCAATGAACTCTTCCGGCAATTTTCGCTCAAGCTCGCCGACCTCTGGCACTTCGAGGCCGGCGGCTCGATTGATCATTGGCTTGGCGATTGGCTCGGCTGGGACAGATTTTTAGCTGCCCACGCTCGTGGCAAAGGCGTTTTGCTCATCACGCCGCATTTGGGAAATTGGGAGTTTGGCGGCGCGTTTCTCGTCCGGCATAACATTGATCTCCTCGTGCTCACCCAGCCCGAACCTGAGGCGAGCCTTACCAAACTGCGCGAAGCCTCGCGTGCGCGCAAGGGCATCAAGACGCTCGTCATCGGCGAAAACCCGTTCGCCATCGTCGAAATTATCAAACTGCTTCAAGCGGGTGCGACGGTTGCGCTCCTGATTGATCGCCCGCCCCCTTCCAACGCCGCTGAGGTGGAATTATTTGGCCGCCCCTTTCTCGCCTCACTGGCCGCGGCGGAACTCGCGCGCGCCGCGGGCAGCGCGATCATTCCCGGTTACATTGTGCGCAAGGAAAATAATTATGCCGCGCAAATTTTGCCGGAAATTATTTACGACCGCGCGGCGCTGGGAAATCGCGCGGCACGCATCCGTCTCACGCAGGAAATTCTCCGTGCCTTTGAACCGGCCATCCGGCAGCATCTCACTCAATGGTATCACTTCGTTCCCATCTGGCCCAAACAACCGTAA
- a CDS encoding outer membrane lipoprotein carrier protein LolA translates to MKKIFLLAAFFCGALSARAADTNAIVNAWLGAQTNLQNWTADFTQTRSLKTLTQPLTSTGHLWFQAPNQFRWELLKPSHTIALRQADDMYVIYPQLKRAERYPINASVPGEWREALSLLEAGFPRTRADLDSHFHIGALTETNGAYQLELLPNSAFVKKMLTDIRVGLATNDFSLTSTELVFIDGSRMRNDFTNGVMNSKFRDGLFDWQPPADYKVTEPFSK, encoded by the coding sequence ATGAAAAAAATATTTTTGCTCGCGGCCTTTTTTTGCGGCGCCCTTTCCGCTCGCGCCGCGGACACCAACGCCATCGTCAACGCCTGGCTCGGCGCGCAAACCAACTTGCAAAATTGGACCGCCGATTTCACACAGACGCGCTCGCTCAAGACGCTCACACAACCACTGACTTCGACCGGCCATCTCTGGTTTCAAGCGCCGAACCAATTTCGCTGGGAACTTCTGAAGCCCTCACACACCATCGCCTTGCGGCAGGCCGACGACATGTATGTCATCTATCCCCAACTCAAGCGTGCCGAGCGTTATCCCATCAACGCCAGCGTCCCCGGCGAATGGCGCGAGGCGTTGTCGCTGCTTGAAGCCGGATTCCCGCGCACCCGCGCCGACCTCGATTCGCATTTTCACATCGGCGCGCTTACCGAAACCAACGGCGCTTATCAACTCGAATTACTGCCCAATAGCGCGTTCGTGAAGAAAATGCTCACCGATATTCGCGTCGGGCTGGCCACCAACGATTTTTCGCTCACCAGCACCGAGCTGGTTTTTATTGATGGCTCGCGCATGCGAAATGATTTCACCAACGGCGTGATGAATTCAAAATTTCGCGATGGCCTGTTCGATTGGCAACCGCCTGCCGATTACAAAGTCACCGAGCCTTTCTCCAAATGA
- a CDS encoding 3-hydroxyacyl-ACP dehydratase FabZ family protein, which translates to MNADQLAAALRRLPHGAEFRFVDRVTYLEPGRQGEGEYRVLGDEHFLRGHFPGEPLFPGVLLIEAAAQLAGVIAQSDPTIPPLANLKLTAMRAVKILGSAHPGETLQLQAQITGRLGNLVQASAQIFVMGNTVMSGELTLSGDAPADAHRNPST; encoded by the coding sequence ATGAACGCCGATCAACTCGCCGCCGCCTTGCGCCGCCTGCCGCATGGCGCGGAATTTCGTTTTGTGGATCGCGTGACTTATCTCGAACCGGGCCGCCAGGGTGAAGGCGAATACCGTGTGCTCGGTGATGAACATTTTTTGCGCGGTCATTTTCCCGGCGAGCCGTTATTTCCCGGCGTGCTGCTCATTGAAGCCGCCGCGCAGCTTGCCGGGGTCATCGCGCAAAGCGATCCCACAATTCCTCCGCTGGCGAATCTCAAACTGACGGCGATGCGCGCCGTTAAAATTCTCGGCAGCGCGCACCCCGGCGAAACCCTTCAACTTCAGGCGCAAATCACCGGTCGCCTCGGCAATCTCGTGCAGGCGAGCGCGCAAATTTTTGTCATGGGAAATACCGTGATGAGCGGCGAACTCACCTTGAGCGGCGACGCCCCTGCCGATGCTCACCGCAACCCATCCACATAA